A stretch of DNA from Xyrauchen texanus isolate HMW12.3.18 chromosome 36, RBS_HiC_50CHRs, whole genome shotgun sequence:
CCGCAGGAGGAGAAGTCGTCCCTCTTTCTCTTCCAAACTGAAGGACATGCAGAGTTTTTTTGGGCTCAATAGAACAGGTACCCTTAACCCGGAGACGCTTTTAGTGATGAGGACACCCAGATGTGGTGTCTCAGATGTGGAAGATTACAGTCACAGACGTGGTAACAGGTGGAGGAAAAACCTCATCACTTATGGGTAattactatatttatatttaatgagttaattaagcaatatcacacatcaagagtgctgttgtatTGACAGTGTTAGGAggtttacttttaaaatgtattccgtTACAGATTACTGAATACTGAATACATGCTGTATAATGGCATTTGTAAAGTATTCTGTTTATTACGCAAGGTAAGTAACCCAATAACAAGTTAATAACAAGTGAAATAAaagtcagtacagtaagactCCATacacatatattaaaaatatactcTCTGAAAAAAGCCCCaaaatcttatgcagtgttgcttatAGAACAAGTTcatgaaaatgtatcttgttttgaggatttttataactttttacaggaaagcaatacaacaattatcatcaagaatataatatatttttgtagtACATctgtgccctaatatcaaaggtctcttcattaatcaaaatactttttgaacataactgtattctgattaccaattttcattgtaactgtaatggaaaacAGCTACTacaatttagcattttaaatactCAATCCTGTTACTTGAATTCAGTTACTCCTCAACCCTGTATTGATAGTCAGCACAACAGCACAACTGAAGATGTTACTATTGAGTCATTTACATTTCAGACACAATATAATCAGTTACCTTGCCTTTTTTTTCCTCCtaatgaaaatagttccaaatAAAGCCAACCAGGATCAACAGCAAGCGGAGTGACAAAGAATCATCATAGCTGttatattaaatgattttttaataaaatgacaaGCAGAAAATTGCCTTTCTGAACGATATGAATGAAATAGGTGCAATGAAATATCACAGCTGTCTACTGTTGCTTTTTGCAATGTAAAGTTCTAGAACtgttaaaatcacttacagcgcCTATAAATTTCAGCATTCTTGGAAAATCAAATAAGAGCAACAGAAGTAACAGTAACTGTTGTATAAACCATATGAAATACTCATATTTGTGATGATGACTCACCATGTACGGTAATGTGAGGGCTGCATTCTTACAGTGTTGGGAGGTATACCAGTGACTTACCAGTGAATACAGTGGACACTCTGATAGCATTGGCTTTGGATGTATGGGCAAAGGCCAGCCCTCTTACCTTCCTCAGGTCATACTCTCACCAGGCAGATATCATGGTGGAGTTTGTCAGTAATGGTAAGCTAGCGTCTCTGTTGTGTGCACATTCTTACTTGTAGGAGATTGTTTTTCATGTGTTTATTTGGCCATGTTCCATACATATAGAACATGGTGACTCCTTCCCTTTTGATGGTCCTGAAGGCACACTGGCTCACGCTTTCGGCCCAGGGGAAGGCATTGGTGGGGACGTTCACTTTGACGAAGCTGAAGTGTGGACAGCTGGGCCTAAaggttgtattttttataatttttcaaagTTAATAACTAAcatttattgtacaaaagtaacCAAAATGccttttaaatgcattaatattgCCATGAACTGCATAATGCATATAATGCTAAACTACTAACACTACAATGGCTGAATTGGAAAATTGACAATTtcggttttttttttacaattttcatGGTCTCGTCAGTCAATAATTCACTGTGCAATACACATTGTAGTTAGGACAAACCATGTCTACCCTCGGAGCAAAGTAGTCTGGGTCGTATTTTCTTCCCTACTTTTTGTAGTTCTACAGTCATGGTTTTTAAGAATAAGGGGATGTCAGGGGgccctgggtagcttagcgagtattgacgctgactaccacacttggagtcgtgagttcgaatccagggcatgctgagtgactccagctatgtctcctaagcaaccaaattggcccgattgctagggagggtggagtcacatggggtaacctcctcttggtcgcgaTTGggggttctctctctcaatggggaaCATGGTAATTCGTGCGCGgtttgcggagagtagcatgagcctcccgtgcTGTGAGACTCCATGTTGTCATGCataatgagccacgtgataagatgtgtggattggctGTCTCAGaggcagaggcaactgagacttgtcctccgccacacggatttaGGTGAGTAatcgcgccaccatgaggacctactaagtagagggaactgggcattccaaattgggaaaaaaggggataaaataaaagaatgagtGGATGTCATGCAGCCTGTTCATGTTGGCATCTGACTAATTTTGCTAGCTGCTACCAAGTTACCGATGCATTTAAGGCAAAATACCATAGATAATACCATATCATCTTCtcacttttaaaggggtcatgacatggggaatacaattttccttgatcttttgacatactaGATGTCATtgttctataaaaacatactgcaaaTTTCATAACTGAAAacgtcctccttaatagaaaaagacgATTTATTTAAACCATGGGTGTCAAACTCATTTTTGCTCACATGCCGGTTTGGACCTTGCAACATTGCTTGGGGGTCgtaaattatatatagaaattatatacagtactgtgcaaaagtcttaggcacataagatgtctcacaaaagcatttgtcttaagatggttatttgtatcttcagctttagtgtgttagactcccaaacatacttttgcaaatagaaatgattagaatagaagaacagggagccctgcaacagatgtcatggcccccacaaagccccccactgagcATAatatcagtctgagattacattaagtgacagaagcagttgagacagcctaaataaatataagaactgtggtgaattctccaagaagcttggaacaccttatctgccaacaaccaagaaaacccGTGTCCTGTTGTatttaggagaattggtgctgttttaaaggcaaagatggtcacaccgaatattgatttagattttttatgtttactggactttgtatgacattaagtgattaatgaaaattatttatggcattatttttgaagacatcctcacaatgcctaaaacctttgcacagtactgtataccgtatatatatatatatatatttactttaacTTTGTTGATATCACTTTAAATAATACACTTTATGAATTAAAATGATTATCTTTAACAAAAGACATGACATGGGTGCAACTTACAGAAAATCATATTCATTCTGCCCCTCTGAGTAATTCATTAAGTTCATTGACCATTCACTGATTTATAACAAGAACCCGTGAGCTGGTGaataactgttttaaaagtacCGGCTCATAAATGTAACTTAGTCATGAATCGGACCAaaccagtcaccatgtttgttgtTGAGTACAGTAACACAACGCTATAGAAAGGTGCACtgttcgtcctccaccacctgtaTTGAGGcacgtcactacgccaccatgaggacttagagcacatcgggaattgggaagaaaagaggagaaaatcctattttcatatgtcatgactgtgtTGACACCGGGCATGTTGAGTTTGTTTACACCGGGCAGGTTGACACAAaatttctaaaccatttatttgcgttgttggcagtagtagtgccactgtgtgcagtgcaaaatggaacgggacatcCGTTTGCTGTTGACGCAACACAACGTGCCGCAACGGATGCTTCCAtttgtagacagcatcattgattataatgggttctattaaTTTTGACGTGACTCTTGCATCTGGTGTAGAcagagtgttaacagttgtgctaatatattcagatgcaatgtgttggatgtgagtTGTGTGTAAACTCtgacatttagttttataatgttgttgagCTGGTTCATCTCTTCcaatttagtttaaaaaatggCTGTATTCAAGCGGCTGCATGATGCTATCCAATCATTACAGTGgccgtttacattgaagttttaaggaggcgcttatgccaaaaccaagcatttcagacagagggccaaaaaacagggtggaaacagggtagataataaaactatataaaaaaagagcataATATGTATAAGAATTGCTTATTTATAAGTCTATTTTTCTTAGCTATGCATGATTGTATgggttatttgcattttattacttgcatttagcattgttttttccatGCTGTCCAAGTCCCTATAAGATCAGACCTGTCACTCATTATTGGGTTGTGACCAACCAGTTGAAAACAGTTGATGGACAAGTCAATAACAAAGGTTTTCTCACTTTTATCTGCAGGATTTGACCTGTATCTGGTAGCCGCACATGAGTTTGGTCATGCACTTGGTTTGAAACACTCGCAAAGCCCAGAATCAGTGATGTATCCAAAATACAAACATAGAAAAACATACAATCTTCTCTCCAGTGAAGATATCATAAATATCAACACACTCTATGGTAATACATAAATCACATCTCACAGTCTATGACCGTGAATTATTATAATGTCACAGTTTTCCACATTTCTGTGGGAGATCACATTGATATGTTCTTTGTGTTCAACAGGTCCAAGGAACAAACAGCCCTCTCCATCTTCAAGATTTAGTTGGAGTTATCCCAGTAACCCCTGGTACAGTGGTTCTTATTTCCCTGTACCATTAAAGGACATGTGCAATCCCGACTTGACTTTTGATGCCGTAACTACTGTAGGAGAagctattttctttttcagggacaaGTAAGTTCATTTCTTACTTGAGTTGGCTGCTTTTACAACTATATTGAAGACAAAAATAAGATCAATTATATAGAAGCTTTTGAAACAGTTATTTGAAATCAGTTTTTGTCTGTGAAGATTCTAAGTTATGATCATCGTTAAAGGTCTTCTAGTATTAATTTAGAAGCAACTGGTTGTGTTGCTATGAgtagcattttattattattgttttgtttagaaACTTATTGTCCAAAATGTGTGCATCTTTTACACTTCAAAACAAACATGTGTTATTAACTAggcaaacatacaaacacaacagtatgaaaaacataaaaagtgTCAAATATATAAAACAGGAATATTAATGAAATTATTGCTCTTGAATAAATGCCATTAGACTCTCACTTATCACATGCAAAGACATTATGAtactgtattataatataaaatataaatataaactctaATTGTACTCTTTCAGGTACTTGTGGATCAAGCACAATAACCAAAATGATATAAAGGAAGGTCCCATCAGCAATTTTATGCCAAATATTGATCGTAAGATCGACGCTGCTTATTGGGTGCCACAGCGATCAACAGCCTATCTGTTCAATGGTACAGAGATTGTTAAAGTAATGCACTTCAAGATTACTTTCAAgattttaaacaatacatgagTCTTTTATTGTCTTCAACACAGGGACCAATTTCTGGACTGTTAAAGGATCCCAAGTAAAATGCAGAGCAAAAAACATCAGCAGCTTGGGATTCCCATCATGGGTACAGCAGATAGATGCTGCGGTCCACATTCACAAAACTGTGCACACTCTGTTCTTCACTGAGCACTTGTACTGGAGGTGATCTATAAAGATTCAACAGCAAATTATAGCTTAAATCACTTCTAATTGCATGACTTATATTGGAGATGTTTTACCCCAGGTATAATGAACACTACAAGACTATGAACGACTCAAGCCCTCGTAACATTTCTGATGATTTCCCAGGAATTAATGGACCCATAAGTGCAGCGCTTTATAAAGATGGTGGGTACTAGATTAGGGTTCATATTGCTATACATTATTATAATCAGTGAAggtttatttaaaggtgcactcaatcattttttgtttatgttccaCTGGCAAATATGCCGCCTTCAGCTTGTATTAATACTAAGCAGGATGTGGATGCATCATTATGCTAGAGCAGGAGTTCTCAACAGGggcattcaaaggatgccagggggtgcTGAGAGCAATTTAGTAAAGAGGGGGGCGTTATGTTACAAATGGGggcgtttatcagtcataataatcaaatctattatcaagttcctctttgcattaaaacatttatctaggcttggagtatatcagttggttctcaattatatgggtttgtatatatttgtactggttcatctgattttgatgTCTAGCGActcatctgaagtatctggtttagcagcgtcaaatacacaggcagaggcacaacctctgctaatgcacctgtatggctctgtagatggatatggCTCAATGTACAGACCAGTGCGAGGGCAAAGAAGGTGCGTTTTTACTCGCAGACCGGTCTTACTGTTGTTGATACGAGTAAATTTACATCTACATCCAACTCAATATCAGTGATGTAATGTAGAACGAGCATTTCAGTGGagcaaaatatgcaatattattggtctattggtaagggaatgaagtaggggcAATTGATCAAAAAAGTTCACCACTGTGAAAAGCAAActttttcagttaccaatgccattataTAGAAATGCACTATAAGCATTTCAGCTAATGAAAGGGTCAAATAACAGGGGATTTACCGAGATAATGTGAATAgtttttggctggtcatgtgatcccaacATGGCGACTCCAATGAGGTGACtcactccatgtaaaataaaacagtttttatgaAGCTATTGTTATGACTGGAGCCTTCTACTCATGTAagtgtattttattataaaacaaaatcgaAATTCCTgttcattttgtgtaaaatgttattaaatgaatagttcacccaaaaatgaaaattatctcatcatttactcaccctcatgccaccctagatgtggatgatttttttcttcttctgacgaacacaaagaaagatatcagctctgtaggtccatacaatgcaagaaaatggtgatcaaaactttgaagctccaaaaagcatataaaggtagcataaatgtaaatcataagactccagtggtttaatccatgtcttctgaagcattccAATTGATTTTGCTAATCTTGTAGGCTCCCTTGATAGAAGGGCTCTGCGCATGCACttgatggtgctaggaagtgtaatcaagcttgaaatcaagatTGCGAGGAGACTCTtgttgtcaagatttatagtaaaaaaaaatatatatatatatatatatatatatatatatatatatatatatatatatatatattacgagttatattttgctctgttctcacccaaaactgattggattgcttcagaaaacatacaGTAGATTAAACCAATGTTTCacatggagtcacatggattacttttatgctgcctttatgtgctttttgaagcttcaaagtttgtgttgcacagaagaaagaaagtcctacacatctgggatagcatgagggtgagtaaatgatgagagtattttcagttttgtgtgaactattcctttaattaggtGCACCTTTAACACATCTTCTTTCCTTGACCTTTTATTTATGTAGTTTAAGTTaaatcacaactttattttaagattttttccATAAtcctgttttcttttgttttgtttttttttaggctCTCTTCATTTCTTTGTTGGTTCAGATGTGTACAAATATGACTTCAAACAAAAGGAAATTATTGGAGCTGATAAAACCACTTCCTGGCTTGGATGTTAATAGACATTCTTTAGACTAATAGCTGCTGAACCTAACTCCTTTTTAATGGTGCATTGAGTAATTGTTCAACGTAATAAATGCTGATGTGTTGACTTCCttgagtgtaaacactgtgtctctgtggtgctttcaaaacattgcactGGTTTAGCCAATAATgtctgtaatgtgtgtttgagaggTCAGACGTGGCTTCTGGCACAATTGACTTCTGGCtcagccaatggcatgagtttgggacagGTCTAcctcaggaaacctgtttggaaacaatcttttttgtacagtatatacaaattTCAAACATGCCACATGTGTTTGTATTTCTCATGATAACTGCTATCCTCTTTAGAATGCTGACTGTATGCAAATATAGCCGATGTGCCAAAATATGATGCagattaaaataaagatttttcaaccaacaataaaacatttgtttagaTTTTGATCTCCCTGTGTGTAACATTACTTCTAATGAAAATGACTTGTTTGGCATTCAGTTCAGTACTTGCATGACTGAGGTAAACCAAAGAACTTCAACCTGAATACGCACTAtatgatgtactgtatattcatgattataataaagaaaagcacagAGGAAATGTAAACTCCTTTTCATGCAAAATAAAACCTATGCATTACACTAAAGCTTATTAAGGTAAACTCAATtcagaatataaaataatttcaattaaaaCATGACACATTCATTACTCTTTCTATAACCCCCAATGACTTATGATGAAAGGCAAGACATGAGCTCATATGGGTTTTTGTGGATATAGTAACCACTAAATGCATGTCAGTAAATTCTGGGTTGGGGCACGTGATCACTTATTATCATAAAGTATGCAAAGCTGTATAAGCCACAGGTAGCATAAAAACAAGAACGTGATTGTGAGATGTTAATAATGAGCTGGTTGTGGCCTTGGATCTTGTTGTGTTGGACCGTGAATACAGACAGCGTAAGGACTTCATCCGTGACTCTTGAGAGCGCAAGCCTAGAGGACATCCAACATGCTCAGGTTTGTCTGTTTCTCTACATTttctacatattttattttattcggCTCCTTTGATTTGTATTAGATGGCATTTATAGCTATTTTAAAGATCTTCTGCTTATACAGTTATATAAGATGTTCAACGTCTATCTGCTTGTCCATCAAGAATATGTCATCAGACTCTGTCATTTATGTTGAATGTCCATtagagtccacattgaaaatctggggttcaaaatgtaattaaacatagaaataaacaaagttgagaaatattCTGCCGTATGTTatgacattaatcaaataatcaaatatgTGACATTAAATACCTGATCTACGTAGTATGAAATGTCAGATTTCCTGCCAAATGCtagaagaaattctgaaattcatgtgcatttttcaattcaacttttctCTCAAATTGTAATGCTGATGATATACTTtgcaataatacataaaaaaatttttttaaataaagctatataaaataatttcacaagTGTACTCTTGAACCTCCAAATATGTTTGGAAAGTAGACACTGTTACAAAaagggaatttaaaaaaaatcattcattGACTGTCAGAAAACAGCATATTCCATTGAAAACCATTGTAACTTTACGTTTAGAAAAGTCCATGTTAATTTGAAACTTTTTTCCACTGATTTAAGCAAATATTAATGCTTCCTAAAATTGATCTCCTTATTGACAGGAATACCTGCAGCAGTTCTATCGACTGAAACTGAGCGGAAGCCGTCGCATTAAGAGGCATGCTGATCTCATGAAGGAGAAGATCAGAGAAATGCAACATTTCTTTGGCTTGAAGAAAAGTGGTCTTCTGGATCAGGAAACCTTGGCtgttataaaaaaagaaagatgcgGCATTCCTGATGTGGAGAATTTCAGCTTGTATCTTGGACGTCCAAAATGGAAAAGCAACACCATAACTTACAGGTCAAGCCGAGATACATTTTACACCTTGATGGATTTTGCAGCGATATCGTCCCTTAATAACttattattcctttaattttaatGATAGTTTCTTAAGTTAGAATAAGAGTATTATCCTTAATGAGCTTATCCTTCCagtttgtctttgttttattgGGTATTAGTGTGTTTAGTTGACTAAGAAAAGCCTCaggcgtttgtttgtttgtttgttattcctCCCACTAAAGCTCTCAGGTTACTACATGTCTTTTTAAGGTGTGGCTTTCATTAATCCTACAGGATTGCGAGGTATACCCCTGATCTCAGTCGTGAAGAGGTGGAGAAGTCCTTGCGTATGGCCCTAAAAGTATGGAGTGATGCAGCTCCTTTGAGGTTTGTCCAAGTAAACGACAGCAAAGCAGATATTACATTATCCTTCAACTCCAAAGGTACATTTTAATCTTCAGTTTCTTACTTGGAAAACAACTTTCTTGAGGTTTTTGAAAACCTTTtcaacctcctgagacccgaggatgctgctgtgtgcattttccattccccctTTTAATTTGTAAGTAGTAGCtcctaagaaacatgcaaaaaagaGTGTTGGTAAttaatgtttttgagatgttacagacatcagaaatttgcataattaattataattcaaagTAATGGTCAGCATAAAAATTCTGAATAGaatttctgaatctatgtactgattaagtactgattatcattgtcccatgtctgccaaacatgttgagcaataaaaacatcatctgcagcctgaaactgaacttttgtctGGATGTtaataggaaagctataggatgctaccTTGCTTcctaattagtgaatgacttaacctccagtgtgcagtttgaaatgcaccttattttcatcctatctCTTTATAAAGCATCTGAAAGCAAAATTGTCCAGATTttgaataaacacattgattctcACATAATATAGTGAATATATGGTATTTTAAGGAAAAAGAGCCTATATTACATGTACGTGGTCATTGGGTTTAACAGTGTGCTGTTTTGCtgatgacatttttaatgttatggttaggtttagataaggggtttgggtaagggcataatattaataagcatatCCTTAACACCTCGTGCGTGAAACTAACAAATATttctgcattagacatccggccatttgcacgtgatgaaaacGTACAAATTTATACAACAAACTCGTACGAAATCATCCGAAAAagccaactcataaaatatgtcaaacttttcataatatacatattttcataatttcaaaacataatgtccacacatgtggactcagggtctcaggaggttaaaacacAATAGGCAACTGCTCAAGAACGTCTAAAATTTGCCATCTTGTTCTTTTGTAGCTCATGGAGACTTCTTCCCTTTTGATGGCCCAAGCGGGGTGCTAGCTCATGCCTTCGAGCCTGGAGACGACATTGGAGGAGATGTACACTTTGATGATGATGAAAGGTGGACAGTGGGATGTAGCAGGCCAGGTAAAGCAACATTGAATCATGTACATGATGCAACACCTTTATTAGTTAAATGGAACCATTTCAATTAATAAGTGCATGGGAGTAACCTGATTTAGTAGTCCATATTTGTAATTCATAATGCTGTTTATTAATTTTGATGATTTGGATGACACTACAGGTTATAATCTGTTCTCTGTGGCTGCACATGAGCTTGGTCACTCTTTAGGACTGGCACACTCAAGGGACCCAACTGCTCTTATGTATCCAATGTACAAGTTCATCAATGCTGCCACATTCAAACTTCCAAGAGACGACACACTGGGGATCCAAGCTCTTTATGGTGAGTTGCTTCACTAATTGTCTCTAAGTGCAGTACTTTGAGGTGTCATGGTCAAGTGTCCTTTTTGTAATGACAAACGTTTATTGTTGATAGgaaagaaaacaagacaacagAAGCCACTTGAAATTCTAAATAAGTGTGATCCAAACTTTTCTCTTGATG
This window harbors:
- the mmp20a gene encoding matrix metalloproteinase-20 — its product is MSWLWPWILLCWTVNTDSVRTSSVTLESASLEDIQHAQEYLQQFYRLKLSGSRRIKRHADLMKEKIREMQHFFGLKKSGLLDQETLAVIKKERCGIPDVENFSLYLGRPKWKSNTITYRIARYTPDLSREEVEKSLRMALKVWSDAAPLRFVQVNDSKADITLSFNSKAHGDFFPFDGPSGVLAHAFEPGDDIGGDVHFDDDERWTVGCSRPGYNLFSVAAHELGHSLGLAHSRDPTALMYPMYKFINAATFKLPRDDTLGIQALYGKKTRQQKPLEILNKCDPNFSLDAVTVLGKEIIFFKNSYMWMRTIWKTYWNRLKEGPQSVFLPGIPSHVDAAYDIPSKGVVYIFTGPKYWVVQKLGAKSFHYGSIYEYGFPKTLKHIDAAVHISEYGKTYFFTGDYYFSFNEKSGVMDLGFPRKIRKDWPGVVGKVVAAFELTGNIHLFCKSKAFIFSHEKRRLLHTMNTNIWLGCRAEK
- the mmp20b gene encoding matrix metalloproteinase-20, producing the protein MQVLLCLVCAFGLFGQFRQTPLPDIREDNGSVHPTTPAQNDLSLATKYLQRFYSFQADPTGRRRRSRPSFSSKLKDMQSFFGLNRTGTLNPETLLVMRTPRCGVSDVEDYSHRRGNRWRKNLITYGVGRYTSDLPVNTVDTLIALALDVWAKASPLTFLRSYSHQADIMVEFVSNEHGDSFPFDGPEGTLAHAFGPGEGIGGDVHFDEAEVWTAGPKGFDLYLVAAHEFGHALGLKHSQSPESVMYPKYKHRKTYNLLSSEDIININTLYGPRNKQPSPSSRFSWSYPSNPWYSGSYFPVPLKDMCNPDLTFDAVTTVGEAIFFFRDKYLWIKHNNQNDIKEGPISNFMPNIDRKIDAAYWVPQRSTAYLFNGTNFWTVKGSQVKCRAKNISSLGFPSWVQQIDAAVHIHKTVHTLFFTEHLYWRYNEHYKTMNDSSPRNISDDFPGINGPISAALYKDGSLHFFVGSDVYKYDFKQKEIIGADKTTSWLGC